In Desulfovermiculus halophilus DSM 18834, the DNA window CGATGATACTGCGGACCCTTCCGTGGGAAAGTAGGTCGCTGCCAGGACATTTCCTTACAAAAAAAGGCTCCCTCTTCAGGGAGCCTTTTTTTTTGAACTTTTTTTGTTTTTGAGGCAGACTGCAGCCATGGTCAATGAATATGGATATGCTGAGCTAAAGGCCCTGTACGAGATAGCCCGGGCTTTTACCACGCCGGACGAGCTTAAGGATCAGCTACAGAAAGTGTTGGATATTATGAGCGCCAGTCTGGGCATGGAGCGGGGCATGATATCCATCATCGACTTGAAGACCGGCTACATCGTCCTGGATGTGGCCCGGGGGGTGAATGTTCAAACCGGGGATGTGACCTATCTTCTGGGCGAGGGCATAACCGGCAAGGTGGCTGAGACAGGCCGGCCTATTGCTGTGGCCAACCTGAGCAAGGAAACCCACTTCCTGGACCGAACCGGGGCGCGAAAGGAAATGGAGCGCAATGAGCTCGCTTTCTTGTGTGTGCCTATCTTTTTTCAAAGCAGGGTTGTCGGTGTTTTATCTGCGGACAAGCTCAGTCGTCATGTCCAGAGCCTTGAGCGGGAGGTGGATCTGCTGGCTGCAGTTGCTGAACTGACCGGCAAGGCAGTACATTTTCGGGCCGTGAGTGAAGAAAACAGAAGCTTAAAGAAGCTCCTGGCTCAGGCCAAAAGGCCCAAGACCCAGCTGATCGGCAGATCCAAGGGCATACAGGACGTCATGCGGCTGGTGGATCAAGTGGCTGAGACCAATTCCACTGTCCTTATTTACGGGGAAACCGGGACGGGAAAAGAGCTTGTGGCTCAAAGTCTGCACGAGAACAGCCCCCGGGCCAAGAATCAGCTTGTCCGGGTCAACTGTGCGGCCATGCCGGAAAGCCTGCTTGAAAGCGAGCTGTTTGGGCATGAAAAGGGAGCCTTTACCGGAGCGGTATCCAGGCGCAAGGGATGCTTTGAGGAAGCTCACGGGGGAACAATATTTCTGGATGAGATCGGTGAACTCTCGCCCATGGCCCAGGCCAAGCTGCTGCGGGTTTTGCAGGAGAAGGAGGTCCAGCCTCTGGGATCCTCGCGGGTGATTCGGGTAGACGTACGGGTTGTTGCGGCCACGAATAAGGATCTTGAGCATGAAGTGGCCAAGGGAACATTTCGCTCCGACCTCTATTACCGGTTGAACGTTTTTCCCGTGTTTATCCCTCCACTACGTGAACGCGGCCCGGACATCCTCTTGTTGGCCGATTTCTTCGTCGCCAAGTATGCCCGGGAGTTCAAGAAAGAGGTGAAGCGGATCTCCACTTCCGCCATTGACCTGCTGATGTCCTATCACTGGCCGGGAAACGTTCGGGAGCTGGAGAACTGCATTGAGCGGGCTGTGCTTTTGGCCCCGGCCGATACTATTGAGGCCCATCATTTGCCGCCTACATTGCAGATGAAACCTTCAGATATCACGGAAGGCAAACGGGGCAAGATGGATATCCTGGTGTCCAATTTTGAGCGGGATCTGATCACCGACGCACTGAAAGACTCCAGAGGGAATCAAGCCCAAGCGGCGCGG includes these proteins:
- a CDS encoding sigma-54 interaction domain-containing protein — its product is MVNEYGYAELKALYEIARAFTTPDELKDQLQKVLDIMSASLGMERGMISIIDLKTGYIVLDVARGVNVQTGDVTYLLGEGITGKVAETGRPIAVANLSKETHFLDRTGARKEMERNELAFLCVPIFFQSRVVGVLSADKLSRHVQSLEREVDLLAAVAELTGKAVHFRAVSEENRSLKKLLAQAKRPKTQLIGRSKGIQDVMRLVDQVAETNSTVLIYGETGTGKELVAQSLHENSPRAKNQLVRVNCAAMPESLLESELFGHEKGAFTGAVSRRKGCFEEAHGGTIFLDEIGELSPMAQAKLLRVLQEKEVQPLGSSRVIRVDVRVVAATNKDLEHEVAKGTFRSDLYYRLNVFPVFIPPLRERGPDILLLADFFVAKYAREFKKEVKRISTSAIDLLMSYHWPGNVRELENCIERAVLLAPADTIEAHHLPPTLQMKPSDITEGKRGKMDILVSNFERDLITDALKDSRGNQAQAARILGTTKRIIQYKIKKYEIDPSRFQNAHQEDSAH